One segment of Terriglobales bacterium DNA contains the following:
- a CDS encoding isoprenylcysteine carboxylmethyltransferase family protein, giving the protein MKSKLIVRSLFFALVMAALIFVPAGSLKFWQGWVFMAIFFGTTIASTIYFYRRDPGLIERRMQTQEKEPTQKLIMGVVKLVFLVSMMLPGLDYRFGWSHHARGPMPLWLTIVSQAMVLAGYLVILWVMKTNSFASSIVEVSADQRVISSGPYAIVRHPMYLGGVVLLFFTPLALGSYWALPGFLLIILLIVFRLLNEEKVLSNQLPGYAEYCQQTRYRLIPGIW; this is encoded by the coding sequence GTGAAATCAAAATTGATCGTCCGTTCCCTCTTCTTCGCCCTGGTGATGGCAGCGCTGATTTTTGTTCCTGCCGGCTCGCTGAAGTTCTGGCAAGGATGGGTATTCATGGCAATCTTTTTCGGCACCACGATCGCGAGCACGATCTATTTTTACCGGCGTGACCCTGGGTTGATAGAGCGCCGCATGCAGACCCAGGAAAAAGAGCCCACCCAGAAACTGATCATGGGTGTAGTCAAGCTGGTCTTTCTGGTCTCCATGATGCTTCCCGGATTGGATTACCGCTTCGGCTGGTCACACCACGCCAGGGGCCCAATGCCGTTATGGCTGACCATCGTCTCCCAGGCGATGGTGCTCGCCGGATATCTCGTGATCCTGTGGGTCATGAAAACCAACAGCTTCGCCTCCAGCATCGTTGAGGTAAGCGCCGATCAGCGTGTGATCTCGAGCGGTCCGTACGCGATTGTCCGTCATCCCATGTATCTGGGCGGCGTAGTACTGTTGTTCTTTACCCCGCTTGCCCTGGGATCGTATTGGGCGCTGCCGGGATTTCTGCTGATCATCCTGCTGATCGTCTTTCGCCTGCTCAACGAAGAAAAAGTCCTAAGCAACCAGTTGCCCGGATACGCGGAATATTGCCAGCAAACACGCTATCGGTTGATTCCGGGGATTTGGTAA